From one Acidobacteriota bacterium genomic stretch:
- a CDS encoding tryptophan synthase subunit alpha yields MSRLERIFAESQTQPRALIPYLTIGDPTLDASRAIALALAEAGADIIELGVPFSDPVADGPVIQAASQRALAQGVHLSDVLATARAIRDRSKVGLLLFSYYNPILRYGLEPFARDAAAAGCDGVLVTDLIPEEAGDYRRILQAAGLDTVFLVAPTSPPERLGAIAAASSGFIYAVSRLGVTGGSTSAGSSRDLIAELRRHTKLPVAVGFGIASAEQVSAVAAYADGAVVGSALVSAIAAAAPGTEAAAAARFLKGLRNGHR; encoded by the coding sequence ATGAGCCGGCTGGAGCGTATCTTTGCCGAAAGCCAGACGCAACCGCGGGCGCTGATCCCCTACCTGACGATCGGCGATCCGACGCTCGACGCCAGCCGCGCGATTGCGCTGGCGCTGGCGGAAGCGGGCGCCGACATTATCGAGCTGGGCGTGCCCTTCAGCGACCCGGTGGCGGATGGGCCGGTGATTCAGGCCGCAAGCCAGCGCGCGCTGGCACAGGGCGTGCATTTGAGCGACGTGCTGGCGACGGCGCGCGCGATCCGCGATCGATCCAAGGTAGGACTGCTGCTGTTCAGCTATTACAACCCCATCCTGCGCTATGGCCTGGAGCCGTTCGCACGGGATGCGGCGGCAGCCGGATGCGACGGCGTGCTGGTGACGGATTTAATTCCCGAGGAAGCCGGCGATTACCGCCGCATTCTGCAGGCGGCGGGACTGGACACGGTCTTTCTGGTGGCGCCGACTTCGCCGCCGGAGCGGCTGGGAGCGATCGCGGCGGCGAGCAGCGGATTCATCTACGCGGTTTCGCGGCTGGGAGTAACCGGCGGCAGCACCAGTGCCGGCAGCAGCCGGGATTTGATTGCGGAGCTGCGGCGGCATACCAAGCTGCCGGTCGCGGTTGGGTTTGGCATCGCCAGCGCGGAACAGGTGAGCGCGGTCGCGGCATATGCGGATGGCGCGGTAGTGGGTTCGGCGCTGGTGAGCGCGATCGCCGCAGCGGCGCCGGGAACCGAGGCGGCGGCGGCGGCGCGGTTCTTGAAAGGCCTGAGAAATGGACATCGCTGA
- a CDS encoding YbfB/YjiJ family MFS transporter — MRFLMPEPTSRLTAPILSPWRTAMLGAVALFVGLGIARFGYSPLIPALVHARWFTPGVADFLASVNLVGYLIGAVITGTWLAHRAPAPWLRAAMLVASGSLAACSLNWGFAWYAVWRLLAGVAAGVLMVLAVPSILALVPARTRGVVGGLIFGGVGVGMIFSGEAIPALVRLGLPAAWLLLALLGFVLTAIVWSGWSVMAVAPAEVAPPPPLGARRQSMPGGARVRDAGAWAFVWLFAAYCCNAVGFAPHSLFWVDFIARQLSRGLQAGGHDYLLFGIGVTFGPLAAGWLGDRFGVRRSLAAGMVIEALGLALPLWATTTGPLVISSLLVGAAGMGATTLFAARTVELTPPARRTRAWGVMTLAFSSAYAAAAMAFSGIYAHASRYEPIFLIGALALVVGALLAALAR, encoded by the coding sequence ATGAGATTCCTCATGCCGGAACCCACCTCGCGCCTGACCGCGCCCATTCTCTCCCCCTGGCGGACTGCAATGCTGGGTGCGGTGGCCCTGTTCGTAGGTCTCGGCATTGCCCGTTTTGGCTACTCTCCGTTGATTCCCGCGTTGGTGCACGCGCGCTGGTTCACGCCCGGGGTTGCGGACTTTCTGGCCTCTGTCAACCTGGTGGGCTATCTCATTGGCGCGGTCATCACCGGCACTTGGCTGGCCCATCGTGCTCCCGCTCCCTGGCTGCGCGCGGCCATGCTGGTGGCTTCCGGAAGCCTTGCCGCCTGCTCCCTGAATTGGGGATTTGCCTGGTACGCCGTTTGGCGCCTGCTGGCCGGCGTTGCCGCTGGCGTGCTCATGGTGTTGGCGGTGCCCAGCATTCTGGCTCTCGTGCCGGCGCGCACCCGCGGCGTAGTCGGCGGCTTGATCTTCGGCGGGGTCGGCGTGGGCATGATTTTTTCCGGCGAAGCCATCCCGGCGCTTGTGCGTCTGGGCTTGCCCGCCGCCTGGCTCTTGCTCGCACTACTCGGCTTTGTGCTCACCGCCATCGTCTGGAGCGGTTGGAGCGTAATGGCGGTTGCCCCGGCTGAGGTTGCCCCGCCTCCACCACTCGGTGCCAGGCGCCAGTCAATGCCCGGGGGAGCGCGAGTGCGCGACGCCGGCGCCTGGGCGTTCGTATGGCTGTTCGCCGCCTACTGCTGCAACGCCGTCGGCTTTGCTCCGCACTCGCTCTTTTGGGTCGATTTCATCGCCCGCCAGCTCAGTCGCGGCTTGCAGGCCGGTGGTCACGATTACCTCTTATTTGGCATCGGCGTCACCTTCGGTCCGCTCGCCGCCGGCTGGCTGGGTGACCGGTTCGGTGTCCGCCGCAGTCTCGCAGCCGGCATGGTCATCGAGGCGCTGGGCTTGGCGCTGCCGCTCTGGGCGACCACGACCGGTCCGCTGGTGATTTCCTCGCTGCTAGTCGGCGCCGCCGGCATGGGCGCCACCACCCTATTTGCCGCGCGCACGGTCGAGCTGACCCCGCCTGCCCGCCGCACCCGCGCCTGGGGCGTGATGACGCTCGCCTTTTCCAGCGCCTACGCCGCCGCCGCCATGGCCTTTTCCGGCATCTACGCCCACGCCAGCCGCTACGAGCCCATCTTCCTCATCGGTGCCCTGGCCCTGGTGGTTGGGGCTTTGCTCGCGGCGCTCGCGCGCTAG
- a CDS encoding chorismate mutase, whose amino-acid sequence MDIAEWRKQIDTLDQQLVALLNQRCRCALAIGELKQAQGLPIAEQEREERVLANIRAANRDCGGPIDDAALERIFNCIMAEMRRLQGTGS is encoded by the coding sequence ATGGACATCGCTGAATGGCGCAAGCAAATTGACACGCTGGATCAGCAACTGGTGGCGCTGCTGAACCAGCGCTGTCGCTGCGCCCTGGCGATCGGCGAGCTGAAGCAGGCGCAGGGCCTGCCGATTGCCGAGCAGGAACGCGAAGAACGGGTGCTGGCCAATATCCGGGCGGCCAACCGGGATTGCGGCGGGCCGATCGATGATGCCGCGCTGGAACGCATCTTTAACTGCATCATGGCGGAAATGCGGCGCTTGCAAGGGACGGGAAGCTAG